A portion of the Bdellovibrio bacteriovorus genome contains these proteins:
- the recF gene encoding DNA replication/repair protein RecF (All proteins in this family for which functions are known are DNA-binding proteins that assist the filamentation of RecA onto DNA for the initiation of recombination or recombinational repair.) produces MIFEKLRLVNFRNYRDVVVSFSPRVNVFLGENGQGKTNLLEAMYLISQGDSFRYGDNTTLINSNNQEALIQALITQNDLHYKLKMGLGRSRKVLTLNDKKVSSADVRKLFASVVFSPESLSSIKEGADHRRELVDELLVTYERRNADLISDYRKALKTRNKILKNHLDGGQPLSLTRDLLESLEPQFVRLGAELAYARITALKGLSKEFNNAMQYISGQSAVDISVEYVISDQNALNFSLEEVTFALKKRLQELHDAELSSGTSLVGPHKHDIVFLYGQKDSRFYCSQGQQRAIILSFKMAQIVYHRKAHGTYPVLMLDDVLSELDKNKRNALITFLHEINTQIFVTTTDFTLPEAFSLDQLSVLHIKEGTVLPG; encoded by the coding sequence ATGATCTTTGAAAAACTACGTCTGGTTAATTTTCGTAATTATCGAGACGTTGTCGTGTCTTTCTCTCCTCGAGTGAATGTATTTCTTGGAGAGAATGGGCAAGGTAAAACAAATCTCCTTGAAGCCATGTATCTTATCTCTCAAGGAGATTCTTTTCGTTACGGTGACAACACCACTCTTATAAATTCGAATAATCAAGAAGCATTAATTCAAGCCTTGATTACTCAAAATGATCTTCACTACAAACTTAAGATGGGCTTAGGACGTTCGCGAAAAGTTCTAACCTTGAACGACAAGAAAGTTTCTTCGGCCGATGTTCGCAAACTTTTTGCTAGTGTGGTGTTTTCTCCGGAAAGTCTTTCTTCGATCAAAGAAGGTGCGGATCATCGACGTGAACTTGTGGATGAACTTCTAGTGACCTATGAGCGTCGTAATGCTGACTTAATCTCGGATTATAGAAAAGCACTGAAAACTCGAAATAAGATCCTTAAAAACCATTTAGATGGGGGGCAGCCCCTCAGCCTTACCCGAGACCTTCTTGAAAGCCTAGAGCCTCAATTTGTGCGTTTAGGTGCGGAACTGGCCTACGCCCGGATCACTGCATTGAAAGGCCTTTCCAAAGAATTTAATAATGCCATGCAATACATTTCAGGGCAAAGCGCTGTGGATATCTCAGTGGAATATGTGATTTCCGACCAAAATGCGCTGAATTTTTCATTGGAAGAAGTGACTTTCGCTTTGAAAAAACGCCTTCAAGAATTGCATGATGCGGAGCTCTCAAGTGGCACCAGTTTGGTGGGTCCGCACAAGCACGATATCGTCTTCCTATATGGTCAAAAAGACTCGAGATTTTACTGTAGCCAAGGGCAGCAAAGAGCGATCATATTATCTTTCAAAATGGCCCAAATTGTGTATCATAGGAAGGCTCACGGAACCTATCCTGTTCTGATGCTAGATGATGTTTTATCCGAGCTCGATAAAAACAAAAGAAATGCGCTGATTACGTTTCTTCACGAAATCAATACGCAGATTTTTGTTACGACCACGGATTTTACATTACCTGAAGCATTCAGTCTTGATCAGTTATCTGTGTTGCACATCAAGGAGGGCACAGTCCTCCCTGGTTAG
- the gyrB gene encoding DNA topoisomerase (ATP-hydrolyzing) subunit B: MSESEVKAPEQTSYSADSIQVLEGLEAVRKRPGMYIGDTVFKGYHHLVYEIVDNSVDEHLAGYCKKISVTINADESITVQDDGRGIPVATQKQTGKSALEIVMTVLHAGGKFDGGGYKVSGGLHGVGASVVNALSVRVAVDVEREGFHWHQNYERGKIMAPVTKGEPTNRTGTKVTFKPDREIFKDETITYDFATLANRFRELAFLNAGLHISLTDERSGKKQDFQYATGVAEFVRYLNQSKKSLHNDVVYFKGEKDDVEIEIAMQWNDSYSESVFTYCNNINTHEGGTHLVGFRAALTRTTNAYATEKNLLKDLKTNLEGEDIREGLAAVISVKVREPQFEGQTKTKLGNTEVKGIVEAMVNEKLADWMDRNPAPAKNIIMKCVESARARDAARKARDLTRRKTALDGGSLPGKMADCQERDPALCELYLVEGDSAGGSAKQGRDRRTQAILPLKGKILNVEKARFDKIISSEEIKVIISALGTGIGKDNVNVDKIRYHKIIIMTDADVDGSHIMTLLLTFFYRQMPDVLERGYIYIAQPPLYRAKKGKEETYLKDEAALTEFLLSSGLNNFKIKGKENLKETELRQLILNIQKFNNLLHVSSKKYDKDVLYFLLSKVNDFEKFVSDDAKMDQALKDLGAWINSDPKLGITEYKGEVKKDEAGRSYADIYTVRYADRLTTKFSADSLRSSEIIELRRIWSEIQAVTTLPITILEGDAKNEVPFENYNDFYTHVMESTKKGMYIQRYKGLGEMNPEQLWETTLNKENRTLLQVTIDDAVAADETFSILMGEMVEPRRQFIHDNALLARSLDV; this comes from the coding sequence GTGTCCGAGTCCGAAGTAAAAGCGCCAGAACAAACTTCCTATTCCGCCGACTCGATTCAAGTTCTTGAAGGACTTGAGGCGGTTCGTAAGCGTCCCGGTATGTATATCGGTGATACAGTTTTCAAAGGTTACCATCATCTTGTGTATGAGATTGTGGATAACTCGGTAGACGAACACTTGGCGGGTTATTGCAAAAAGATCAGTGTGACTATCAACGCCGATGAATCCATCACGGTGCAAGATGATGGTCGCGGTATTCCGGTGGCGACACAAAAACAAACTGGAAAGTCCGCTCTTGAAATCGTTATGACCGTATTACATGCCGGCGGAAAATTCGACGGTGGTGGTTATAAGGTTTCCGGGGGCTTGCACGGCGTGGGTGCCTCCGTTGTGAATGCACTTTCAGTTCGCGTGGCTGTTGATGTTGAACGTGAAGGATTTCACTGGCATCAAAATTATGAACGCGGAAAAATTATGGCGCCTGTTACTAAAGGCGAACCTACGAATCGCACTGGGACCAAAGTTACATTTAAACCGGATCGTGAAATCTTTAAAGATGAAACCATCACTTACGATTTTGCGACTCTAGCAAATCGTTTCCGTGAATTAGCTTTCCTTAATGCAGGTTTACATATTTCTTTGACGGATGAACGTTCGGGTAAAAAACAAGATTTCCAATATGCGACAGGTGTGGCGGAATTTGTTCGTTATTTAAATCAGTCCAAAAAATCGTTACACAACGACGTGGTTTATTTCAAAGGTGAAAAAGACGATGTCGAAATCGAAATTGCAATGCAGTGGAATGATTCTTATTCGGAATCTGTTTTCACATATTGTAATAACATCAATACGCACGAAGGCGGTACTCACCTTGTCGGTTTCCGTGCCGCTTTGACTCGCACGACGAATGCTTATGCGACGGAAAAAAATCTTCTTAAAGATTTAAAAACAAATCTTGAGGGTGAAGATATCCGCGAAGGTTTAGCCGCGGTTATCTCTGTAAAAGTTCGTGAACCGCAATTTGAAGGCCAAACAAAAACCAAACTTGGTAATACCGAAGTTAAGGGTATCGTCGAAGCTATGGTGAATGAAAAATTGGCGGACTGGATGGATCGCAATCCAGCGCCGGCAAAGAATATCATCATGAAGTGTGTGGAATCAGCGCGTGCCCGTGATGCGGCCCGAAAAGCTCGTGATTTAACTCGTCGTAAGACGGCTCTTGATGGTGGATCTTTGCCAGGTAAAATGGCGGATTGCCAAGAACGTGATCCGGCACTTTGCGAACTTTACTTGGTCGAGGGAGACTCGGCGGGTGGATCTGCAAAACAAGGTCGCGACCGTCGTACGCAAGCGATCTTGCCGTTGAAAGGTAAAATCCTCAACGTCGAGAAAGCGCGCTTTGATAAAATTATTTCCTCAGAAGAAATCAAAGTTATCATCTCGGCTTTAGGTACGGGTATTGGTAAAGACAATGTGAACGTGGATAAAATCCGTTATCACAAAATCATTATCATGACAGATGCCGACGTCGATGGATCTCATATCATGACGTTGTTGTTAACATTCTTCTATCGCCAAATGCCGGATGTGCTAGAGCGTGGTTATATCTATATCGCACAACCACCATTGTACCGGGCGAAAAAAGGTAAAGAAGAAACTTACTTAAAAGATGAAGCGGCTTTGACAGAGTTTTTGTTAAGCTCTGGCCTAAATAACTTCAAAATCAAGGGTAAGGAAAATTTAAAAGAAACGGAACTTCGTCAGCTGATTTTAAATATTCAGAAATTTAATAACCTTTTACATGTTTCTTCTAAGAAATATGACAAGGATGTTTTGTATTTCCTTCTAAGCAAAGTGAACGATTTTGAAAAATTTGTTTCAGATGATGCAAAAATGGATCAAGCGCTTAAAGATTTAGGCGCATGGATTAATTCAGATCCAAAACTTGGAATCACTGAATACAAAGGTGAAGTTAAAAAAGATGAAGCGGGCCGTTCGTACGCCGATATCTACACCGTTCGTTATGCTGATCGCTTAACGACAAAATTCAGTGCGGATAGCTTGCGTTCTTCAGAAATCATCGAGCTTCGTCGTATTTGGTCTGAAATCCAAGCCGTGACAACTCTTCCAATCACTATTTTGGAAGGTGACGCGAAAAATGAAGTGCCGTTTGAAAATTATAACGACTTCTATACTCACGTCATGGAATCGACAAAAAAGGGAATGTACATCCAACGTTACAAAGGATTGGGAGAGATGAATCCAGAGCAGTTGTGGGAAACAACGCTTAACAAGGAAAATCGTACTCTTCTGCAAGTGACCATCGATGATGCTGTTGCGGCAGATGAAACATTCTCAATTCTAATGGGTGAAATGGTTGAGCCTCGTCGTCAGTTTATTCACGACAATGCTCTTCTTGCTCGCAGCCTAGACGTTTAA
- the gyrA gene encoding DNA gyrase subunit A: MDNVNEEKGVTRVDVSKEMRDAYLQYSMSVIVGRALPDVRDGLKPVHRRVLFAQSEMNNRPGRPYLKSARVVGDVIGKYHPHGDSAVYETMVRMAQDFSLRYPLEDGQGNFGSIDGDSAAAMRYTEIRMTHLAEELLQDIDKETIPFGPNYDDSLQIPLVLPAKFPNLLVNGSTGIAVGMATNIPPHNLGEVIDGCVHLIQNPQCTIDDLMVHIKGPDFPSSGVIAGREGILQAYKKGRGIITLKGVAEITQVKDREEIIITEIPYQVNKAKLIESMADLVRDKQIEGISDIRDESSREGMRIVVQLKRGENASVILNRLYKFTQLQTSFGIIMLALDAKNQPITFDLKGMLEAFVDHRRDVVTKRCIFELKKAQERAHILEGLKKALDHIEEVIKTIRASKEANTAREALMEKFEFSERQAVAILEMRLQRLTGLERDKIIAELAELQKQIDWLKFVLSDVREIYKIIVGELEEVKKNYADPRRTQLQGSGDDIEDEDLIADEDMVVTVTNTGLIKRMSPDEYRTQKRGGKGMKGMETKEEDYVTDLFSASTKTMLLVFTDKGKVYWVKVHRLPLGTRQSKGKSLANVVQLASGENVRAILPVDEFNENRFVVMLTEKGVIKKTSLDAFAHPRTAGIIALTTDLDDGVIDVKISDGQSDVFIATKEGMSIRFNEADVRGMGRTARGVKAITLAKDDIVVAMEVIEKNTKDTILMVTSKGYGKRSEVGEYRVQSRGGVGIITQKTTDKVGLVIGTKKVSEKHELILSTDKGQVIRMRMSDISVLGRNTQGVRLINVNDSDESVTGLAVVEDTAGTDEASAPSNPEGVTH; encoded by the coding sequence ATGGATAATGTAAATGAAGAAAAAGGCGTAACCCGAGTTGATGTCAGTAAGGAAATGCGTGATGCATACCTTCAATACTCAATGTCGGTTATTGTTGGTCGTGCCCTTCCTGACGTTCGCGACGGTTTAAAACCCGTTCATCGTCGCGTGCTTTTCGCCCAAAGCGAAATGAACAACCGTCCGGGAAGACCTTATTTGAAGTCTGCCCGTGTTGTCGGCGATGTTATCGGTAAATACCATCCTCATGGTGACTCCGCAGTTTACGAAACTATGGTTCGTATGGCCCAAGATTTTTCTTTGCGTTATCCGCTTGAGGATGGACAAGGAAACTTCGGTTCGATTGACGGCGATAGCGCAGCAGCTATGCGTTACACCGAAATTCGTATGACTCATCTTGCAGAAGAACTTTTGCAAGATATTGATAAAGAAACTATTCCGTTTGGACCAAACTATGACGACTCTTTACAGATTCCATTAGTTCTTCCCGCAAAATTTCCAAATCTTTTAGTAAATGGTTCCACGGGTATTGCCGTGGGTATGGCGACGAACATTCCTCCGCACAACTTGGGCGAAGTGATCGACGGTTGCGTTCACTTGATCCAAAATCCTCAATGTACAATTGATGATTTGATGGTTCACATTAAAGGACCGGACTTCCCGTCTTCAGGTGTTATCGCCGGACGCGAAGGTATTTTACAAGCGTACAAAAAAGGTCGCGGTATCATCACCCTTAAAGGTGTGGCAGAGATCACCCAAGTAAAAGATCGTGAAGAAATCATTATCACGGAAATTCCATACCAGGTGAATAAAGCTAAGCTTATCGAAAGCATGGCGGATCTTGTTCGTGACAAACAAATCGAAGGTATTTCTGATATTCGTGATGAGTCTTCACGTGAGGGTATGCGTATCGTGGTTCAATTAAAACGCGGCGAAAATGCGAGCGTTATCTTGAACCGTCTTTACAAATTTACTCAATTGCAAACAAGCTTCGGTATTATCATGCTGGCGCTGGATGCGAAAAATCAGCCGATCACTTTCGATTTGAAAGGTATGCTTGAGGCGTTCGTTGATCACCGTCGTGACGTTGTTACGAAACGCTGTATCTTCGAACTTAAAAAAGCCCAAGAACGTGCACACATCTTGGAAGGCTTGAAAAAAGCGCTAGATCATATCGAAGAAGTTATTAAAACCATCCGCGCTTCAAAAGAGGCAAACACGGCTCGTGAAGCCCTGATGGAAAAATTTGAATTCTCCGAACGCCAAGCAGTGGCCATCTTAGAAATGCGTTTGCAACGTTTGACGGGTTTAGAGCGTGATAAAATCATCGCCGAACTTGCGGAGCTTCAAAAACAAATCGACTGGTTGAAGTTTGTTTTGTCTGACGTTCGCGAAATTTACAAAATCATCGTGGGCGAACTTGAAGAAGTTAAGAAAAACTACGCAGATCCTCGCCGCACGCAGCTTCAGGGTTCCGGCGATGACATCGAAGATGAAGATTTGATTGCCGATGAAGACATGGTTGTAACCGTGACTAACACCGGCCTTATCAAGCGTATGTCGCCAGACGAATACCGCACGCAAAAACGTGGTGGTAAAGGGATGAAAGGCATGGAAACCAAAGAAGAGGACTATGTCACTGACTTGTTCTCTGCTTCGACGAAGACCATGCTTCTGGTTTTCACTGATAAAGGTAAAGTTTACTGGGTGAAAGTTCACCGTCTGCCATTAGGAACTCGTCAGTCTAAAGGAAAATCTTTGGCCAACGTAGTTCAACTTGCAAGTGGCGAAAATGTTCGTGCGATCTTGCCGGTTGATGAATTTAATGAAAACAGATTTGTTGTTATGTTGACTGAAAAAGGTGTGATTAAGAAAACATCTTTGGATGCGTTTGCTCACCCGCGTACAGCAGGTATCATTGCATTAACAACGGATCTTGATGATGGCGTTATTGACGTAAAAATCTCTGACGGTCAAAGTGACGTGTTCATCGCTACCAAAGAAGGTATGTCGATTCGTTTCAACGAAGCCGACGTTCGTGGAATGGGTCGTACCGCACGTGGCGTGAAAGCAATCACGTTAGCCAAAGACGATATCGTGGTCGCGATGGAAGTCATTGAGAAAAACACTAAAGACACTATCTTGATGGTGACCTCAAAAGGTTACGGTAAGCGTTCGGAAGTAGGCGAATACCGTGTTCAGTCTCGTGGTGGTGTGGGTATCATTACTCAAAAAACGACCGACAAAGTGGGCTTAGTTATTGGTACTAAAAAAGTATCTGAAAAACATGAGTTGATCTTGTCGACGGATAAAGGCCAAGTCATCCGCATGAGAATGTCTGACATCTCTGTGTTGGGTCGTAACACTCAAGGGGTTCGTTTGATTAACGTCAATGATTCTGATGAGTCCGTAACGGGTCTAGCAGTGGTCGAAGATACCGCCGGTACCGATGAAGCTTCGGCGCCCTCAAATCCGGAAGGTGTTACTCACTAG
- a CDS encoding tetratricopeptide repeat protein, whose amino-acid sequence MKKWAFVVLVLALSACSSQEEADYKQAQKAMGQEHYRIALTHLDRVIKRNSSSKLPLEAARDAARISYFEIKDFKKSVDYYHFIVLHSKDEKERVESQRQIAAIYFNNLQDYPRAIIEYSKLQQMPHTDLEEAQYKMNVARAQYYQNNFFQAESEIDSLLQLKGDQATRFSALMLKGNILVARKDFTKAADIFKELIRDFPEKSIQENVALILAVCYEENFDFKSALAVLEAHRGKYNPPEYIELRIKRLQERMKNAPGAKGFRK is encoded by the coding sequence ATGAAAAAATGGGCCTTCGTTGTGCTAGTATTAGCTTTATCTGCTTGTTCTTCCCAAGAAGAAGCAGATTATAAGCAGGCGCAAAAGGCCATGGGGCAAGAACATTACCGTATTGCTCTTACCCATCTGGATCGTGTCATTAAAAGAAACTCGAGTTCAAAATTACCATTAGAAGCCGCGCGGGATGCTGCGCGGATTTCATATTTTGAAATTAAAGACTTTAAAAAAAGTGTAGACTACTATCACTTTATTGTTCTGCATTCTAAAGACGAAAAAGAACGAGTTGAATCGCAAAGACAAATTGCCGCCATCTATTTTAATAACCTTCAAGACTATCCCCGCGCGATTATCGAGTATTCTAAGCTGCAACAAATGCCGCATACGGATCTAGAAGAGGCTCAATATAAAATGAATGTGGCACGGGCCCAGTATTACCAAAACAATTTCTTTCAGGCGGAATCCGAAATCGATTCCCTGTTACAACTTAAAGGCGATCAAGCTACTCGCTTTAGCGCCCTCATGTTAAAAGGAAATATTCTGGTAGCGCGCAAGGATTTTACGAAAGCCGCTGATATTTTTAAAGAATTGATCCGAGACTTTCCTGAAAAGTCGATACAAGAAAATGTGGCCCTGATCCTAGCTGTCTGTTACGAAGAAAATTTTGACTTTAAAAGCGCGCTAGCTGTACTTGAAGCTCATCGTGGTAAATACAATCCTCCCGAATATATCGAGTTGCGTATCAAACGTTTGCAAGAGCGTATGAAGAACGCTCCCGGAGCGAAAGGCTTTAGGAAGTAA
- a CDS encoding AtpZ/AtpI family protein: protein MKRYIIFASIGFELVGLIVGSYYLGQTLDEKYQTNGLIFVGLSFACLIGWLTRVIWMIRRIQKEDEKEEAKNPPSNTL, encoded by the coding sequence ATGAAACGTTATATAATTTTTGCAAGCATTGGGTTTGAATTGGTGGGTCTAATTGTTGGATCTTATTACTTAGGCCAAACGCTTGATGAGAAATACCAAACCAATGGGCTTATTTTCGTGGGACTTTCATTTGCCTGTTTGATCGGTTGGCTGACTCGGGTTATTTGGATGATCCGCAGAATTCAAAAAGAGGACGAAAAGGAAGAGGCTAAAAACCCGCCTTCGAACACCCTATGA
- the atpB gene encoding F0F1 ATP synthase subunit A: protein MSFNWTQLIPGVGHEYAHIATLGIATAATIGIGVAARASLGTGETAILPASKFSLRGIMEMLTEMTAGLAEMVIGEHGKHYIPFFTSVFFFILFNNLIGMIPGMTPATENINTTFGFGILMFLFYNFQGIKENGPVAYLKHFMGPVIFLAPLMFVIELVSHFVRPFSLGLRLANVMMGDHTVLSVFLDLAPIGVPIPFYIMGLFVCFVQAFVFTLLSMVYVAFAIAHDH, encoded by the coding sequence ATGTCATTTAACTGGACACAACTTATTCCTGGCGTTGGTCACGAGTACGCACACATTGCCACTCTGGGTATCGCAACTGCAGCAACTATCGGTATCGGTGTTGCGGCTCGCGCGTCACTAGGCACTGGCGAAACGGCGATTCTTCCAGCAAGCAAGTTTTCTCTTCGCGGAATTATGGAAATGCTTACAGAAATGACGGCGGGTCTGGCGGAAATGGTTATCGGTGAACACGGTAAGCACTACATTCCGTTCTTTACGTCTGTTTTCTTCTTTATTCTTTTTAACAACTTGATCGGGATGATTCCGGGCATGACTCCGGCGACTGAAAATATCAACACGACTTTCGGTTTTGGTATCTTGATGTTCTTGTTCTATAACTTCCAAGGCATCAAAGAAAACGGTCCTGTCGCTTATCTTAAGCATTTTATGGGTCCGGTTATTTTCCTTGCTCCATTGATGTTCGTGATCGAACTTGTTTCCCACTTTGTTCGTCCGTTCTCTTTGGGTCTTCGTCTTGCGAACGTAATGATGGGTGACCACACAGTTCTATCTGTGTTCTTGGATCTTGCACCCATTGGTGTACCGATTCCATTCTATATCATGGGATTGTTCGTTTGTTTTGTTCAGGCTTTTGTATTTACTTTGCTTTCAATGGTCTACGTGGCATTCGCGATTGCACACGATCACTAA
- a CDS encoding ATP synthase F0 subunit C — protein sequence MKKMMLVLATMMVSVSAFAQETVNATVTTNDRGMVAIAAALAIAISVLGGALAQGKTAATALEGIARNPAASGKLLIPMILGLALIESLVIYALIIALGLK from the coding sequence ATGAAAAAAATGATGCTTGTACTAGCTACTATGATGGTTTCTGTTTCTGCTTTTGCTCAAGAAACTGTTAACGCAACAGTAACTACTAACGACCGTGGTATGGTTGCTATCGCTGCTGCTTTAGCTATCGCTATCTCTGTATTGGGCGGCGCTCTTGCTCAAGGTAAAACTGCAGCAACTGCTCTTGAAGGTATCGCTCGTAACCCAGCGGCTTCTGGTAAACTTCTTATCCCAATGATCTTGGGTCTAGCACTTATCGAGTCTCTAGTTATCTACGCGTTGATCATCGCTCTTGGTCTTAAGTAG
- a CDS encoding MerR family transcriptional regulator, with protein MKNWLTIGQFARESGFSPKALRLYEKMGLIISHARGDNDYRYYDQSQLATAGRIKELKDLGFTLNEVKDLLKVDEELNSEKLHSALLKRRDLISEQADVLRNQKNQVEKILSSLSKKTQPLEAEQRRAIMSFYGNISILVTGTQGLEKTASYIQKHFKNNGKDIPIVQWNKAQALPVQKPYILVCPEAVLGDSSVEEINADVIVVKNISAHDQNLKQKYLRLFLAAGPHVTTVINADDLASVDLAGDNSIRSGRIFYFSKNKALQEQISKIGGVIGQGDDVYLFGFNLQKKEIEFKLDKILALEDEVSYLSSLGAVLTAGFSYETLRP; from the coding sequence ATGAAGAATTGGCTGACCATTGGACAATTTGCTCGTGAATCCGGATTTTCGCCGAAAGCCTTACGGCTTTATGAAAAGATGGGTTTGATTATTTCCCATGCCCGTGGGGACAATGACTATCGCTATTACGATCAATCGCAATTAGCAACTGCCGGACGAATCAAAGAGCTTAAAGACCTTGGTTTCACGTTAAATGAAGTAAAAGATCTTTTAAAGGTGGATGAAGAGTTGAACTCTGAAAAGCTTCATTCCGCCCTATTAAAACGTCGCGATCTTATTTCGGAGCAAGCCGATGTTCTTCGTAATCAAAAAAACCAAGTTGAAAAAATCCTCTCCTCTTTGAGCAAAAAAACACAGCCACTAGAGGCTGAACAAAGGAGAGCGATTATGAGTTTTTATGGAAATATTTCGATCTTGGTCACAGGAACTCAAGGCCTAGAAAAAACGGCTTCTTATATTCAGAAGCACTTTAAGAATAACGGCAAAGACATTCCCATTGTTCAATGGAATAAGGCGCAAGCACTGCCGGTACAAAAACCATATATTCTGGTATGCCCTGAGGCGGTCTTAGGAGATTCATCTGTGGAAGAAATAAACGCCGACGTTATCGTGGTAAAAAATATAAGCGCTCACGATCAAAACCTTAAACAAAAGTACCTTCGTCTTTTTTTAGCTGCCGGTCCTCACGTGACTACGGTCATAAATGCAGATGATCTTGCCTCTGTGGATTTAGCTGGGGATAACTCTATACGCTCAGGCAGGATATTTTATTTTTCTAAGAATAAGGCCCTACAAGAACAGATTTCAAAAATTGGTGGAGTCATTGGTCAAGGTGATGATGTTTATCTATTTGGATTTAATCTTCAGAAAAAAGAGATTGAATTTAAGTTGGATAAAATCTTGGCCTTAGAAGATGAAGTTTCCTATTTGTCCTCTTTAGGAGCAGTTCTCACTGCGGGTTTTTCCTATGAAACATTAAGACCTTAA